The Sulfitobacter sp. SK011 genome contains the following window.
TCCGTCAGGCCCCGTTGGCCCGGCTGCTGCCCCGCAGTCAAGGACCGGAACGCTTTCCGCCTCGCAAGCGGCGCGCAGTTTTGTGAATGTCGTCAATACTCTTGAACCCGTGGCCGAACGCGAATGCCGCGCGCGCACGGCTGGGGTGAACTGCAATTTCAACATCGTTGTTGATGACCGCCCCGGGCAGCCTGCGAATGCCTTCCAGACATTGGACAAACAGGGCCGCCCCATTGTGGCCTTTACGCTTGCCCTGATCGCCGATGCGCGCAATGAGGACGAACTGGCATTTGTGCTGGGTCATGAAACGGCGCACCACATTGCAGGTCACATCGGCCGCCAGCAGCAGAATGCTGTTGCGGGCGCTGTCGTCGCAGGTGGTCTGGCGGTTTTGCTGGGCGGTGACAGCAGTGCCATTGAGGCCGCTCAGCGCACGGGTGCCCAGGTTGGCGCGCGCAGCTATTCCAAGAATTTTGAACTTGAGGCCGACGCGCTGGGCACGGTGATTACCAAGCGGGCGGGATATGACCCGGTGCGCGGCGCGCAGTTCTTTGCGCGCATCCCTGATCCGGGC
Protein-coding sequences here:
- a CDS encoding M48 family metallopeptidase, with product MRITKALGTIAAVAFLAACEVTTVGPGPSGPVGPAAAPQSRTGTLSASQAARSFVNVVNTLEPVAERECRARTAGVNCNFNIVVDDRPGQPANAFQTLDKQGRPIVAFTLALIADARNEDELAFVLGHETAHHIAGHIGRQQQNAVAGAVVAGGLAVLLGGDSSAIEAAQRTGAQVGARSYSKNFELEADALGTVITKRAGYDPVRGAQFFARIPDPGDRFLGTHPPNASRLDTVRRTAAGL